From the genome of Candidatus Saccharimonadales bacterium:
GATTGCTTCCAGCGCTCTCCTTTGGGGGTCATGAGAAGTACTTTAGCTGCAGGGTCACTTGCTTTGGCTTTTTCAATCGCCGCGAATAGAGGTTCTGGCTTTAAAAGCATGCCGTCTCCACCGCCATAAGGCGTATCGTCGACCTGACGACGTGGACCTAATCCAAATTCGCGAAGATCAATCGTCTCGAATTCAACGATCTTATTATCTTGCGCTTTCCACATCATAGAAGCATTCAGCACGCCGCTGAACATCTCGGGGAATAAGGTAATAATTTGGATTTTCTTCATCTGTATAAGCTTAACGTACATTGACTTTAATGTCTATATGTGACGATACATACCTAAATAACCCAGTCGGTAGTTTTGAAGGTTTTGTTTTGCTATACTAGAACATAGAAATTAGAGGATTTATGGAATTTGAACAAAAACCACCAACATCCGATGAAGATCGGCGCTTGGCAGAGGCGAAAAAACTAACACTTCAGCCATTGCACGGGGATCTAGCACCCGAAGATGAACCTGACGCAGCGGTTGTTGCACGTCACCTCACGCAGGGAGCACTTGCAAACACGCCTAATGACACCGAGCAAGCCTCTGTGCCTGTCAGGCCTTCGACTGGGCTCTTAGATCACACTGACGAGCCACAAGCCACTAAACAGAGTAAGAAGGTTATTCTTGTTATTACCGCCCTTGTTGTCGCAGGAACTATTCTTACTACTATCGTCTTATCCCTATAGGACAATATTCCAAGAATCACAAAACCCGCCATATTACAGACGGGTTTAGTGACACATACAAGGCTCTCAACAAATATGGTGATTTTGTTGCTCGCATAGAGCTTTCTCGCAGTTCAGTGTCATTGAACTGTTTATGATTATATATCGAGGTCGTCTAGTTCTGCAAGCTCTTTTCGTGTATTCTTTGCAAGACTAGATTCATTGTCCACACTCTCATCTGTTACGTTTTCCACAAGGTCGTCAGATGCAGTATCTGATGAGATACTATAGTTTTCGCGCTCATCATCATTATTGACGATTTTTAGGTTATAACGAGCATCGTTTTTCGTGCCAAGCGCACGTAAAAGTGTTCGTAAACTTTGTGCGGTAACGCCGCGTTTACCGATAACACGCCCGAGGTCTTCGGGGTTAACCGTAAGAGTAAGGAGTACTCCTTTTTCGTCAATCAATCGTTCAACGACAACATCATCTGGATGTCCGACGAGTGACTTCACGATATATTCTACAAATTGCTGGTCTATTGTTGACATCTGGCCCTCCGCTTTAGTCTTCAGTACGTAAATTCCGTAATTGATATCGTATTTCTATTGTAGCACGAAAAATACCCGCCAAAGCGACGGGTATTTATAGGAAAATCGTATTGATTATTCAGCTGATTCTTCTGCTGGCTCTTCAGCCGGAGTTTCAACCACTTCTTCTTTTGGCTGGTTTTTTCGTAGCTTTTCTGCGTTACGAATAGTTTTTTGCTTGTCAGATGTTACTTCCTGAACCCATTTAGGAAGTTTAACGCCGCCGTCTTTTAGCAGTTTAACGACACGAGGTGATGGCTGAGCGCCATTGTCCAAGTATTTCTGAGCTACTTCAGCTTGAATAGTGGCCTCTTTAGTATGAGGGTTGTAGCTGCCGACATAAGCGACGACGCGACCACTTGACGGGTGGCGTTGTGCTTCTTGCACGGCAAGGCGGTAGACTGGGTAGCCTTTACGGCCAACACGTTGCAAACGAATTGCGAGCATATAAATTAAACTTCCTTTACTTCACGATAGAATTTGTATTAGTTCTTGACCAAGTTTACACTACTTTTGGCCGTACGTCAATCTGTTTTAGTGCGTTTCTCGTATGTTTCAAGTGCCGTCTTGGCCGCCTGCTGTTGGGCTACCTGCTTGCTTGGTCCGCTGCCTTCGCCCATTTTCTTATTACCAACGAATACACCTAGTTTAAATATCTTGTCGTGATCAGGTCCAACCTCTTCTAACACCTTATACTGCGGTGTTTGGCCGTCAATCCGCTGGGATACTTCTTGCAGATGTGATTTTGGATCGCGCCAGCTACCAGACTCTAAAATAGAATCCAATTTAGAAAGAATATGCTTTTCAATAAAGACGGCCGCATCTTCGTAACCACGTTCAAGGTAAATCGAACCTATGACAGCTTCGAAAGCATTCGCAAGAATTTGCTCGCGTGCACGGGTACTGCCATTTTTTTCACCTTTGCTCATGCGCATCAAGGGTTCGAACCCAAGGCTTTGGCCAGCTTCGCTAATACTTTCAGTACGGACTAGCGACGCACGCCAGCTGGTTAAAATACCTTCCGGTTCACTATGATTACGGAATAAGGAGTCGGTCACGACAAGTTCCAAAACGGCATCACCTAAGAACTCGAGACGCTCATTGTGTTCACTAACACTCTTTTTATGTTCGTTAACGTAGCTACGGTGTGTCAGCGCAGTAATAAGAAGATCGATGTTCTTAAACTCAAACCCAAAATTTTTTAGGGCAAAATCCTGATATGGCGCCGTTTGCATCCCGCTCATTATAGCTTCTCCTGGCGAATTTTTTTCATTGCGAGTAACATCAGTTTTCCAATATCTTCGTATTCAATTTCATCTAGTGCATCGTGAAATTTGAACCACCTAATACCGTTCATCCACTCTTCTTTTTGGATAGCATCGGTGTCGCCTTTGGCGCGGACAAGGTAGATTTGGGTTGTCATAAGGACAAGTTTGTCAATCCGACGGTAGCGAAAATGAATTTTGCCCAGCCAGCCAAGGACTTCCGTATCATGGAGTCCTGCTTCTTCACCAATTTCACGCTTGGCTGTTTGCTGTGCTGTTTCGCCTTCTTCAATATGACCTTTTGGAATAGTCCAACGGTCTTTGGCATCTTGGATTAATAATATTTCTACATCGCCTGCTTTATTACGGCGAAATACTATACCACCAGCTGTTGGTTCGCGAACGATTTCTTGAATAGAAGCACGATGGCGGTTGAAATATTTTTTAAAGCGTTCAAACTTTGGATTTTGCATCGCCTGACTCCCCCTCAACAAGTGTACGGTAAGCTGTCCCCAGCACTCCGTTAATAAACTTGCTTGAGTTATCAGAACCAAACGCTTTAGCTAATTCAACCGCTTCGTTAATCGCCACTTTTGGCGGCACGACAGTTGCAAGGTAGAGAAGTTCATATAGGCCAATACGCAGTACTGAACGATCAATACGCGCAATTTGTTCAATTGGCCAATCAGGAGCAATCGGCTGAATTTTTTCATCCAAATCCACCTGGTTGGCAATAACACCTTTTACTAAATCACTAACAAACGGTTTATCGTCAATCGCGGTCTCGTAACGTTCCAGATTGCGCCCAAGTATTTCGTCAATATCGACAGAAGCATCTTCCGACTGAGTACGAAACTCATACTCGTAAAGGGTTTGAAGTGCAACAATACGTCCAAGGTGGCGGTTAGAAGCCATAGTGTTTGGTTCTTTCGTTATCTTTAGGTTTTTTTAAGATCACTCGTAGTCAAACGAGAGTTATTTTGTGACTTTGCCAGTTTCACGCTTTGTAGTGCGTACCTTGACTGGTGATTTGCCGTTTACACGACGAGCAAGCTTTAGAACAAGGTGGCTACGACGTAGACCAGTCTTGCGCGGGCTGCTTTGCTTTTTAGGTTGTCCCATGGTAAAGTTCTCCTTTTTCAGGTTTTTATTATATAACTTGGTGCTATTATAGCGAAGTTAGTTAAATTTCTCAAGAGAGTATTGACATAAATATACATAAGTGTTATCATATATAAATGACTTTCAACAGAAGTGAATACGCAAACTACTCTTCTCCGCATAATCTCCCTCCAAGCGGAGCTCTCAGGGAGCTTGCCTTACCTGGATACTATTCTTCGGAGCCACCCGCTTTAGAAGAAGTACCGCCTACAATCCCTCTTCCTGATATCGAACTCGGCAGTGAAGATACGCAGTTACTAGCATTGGCTAAGAAACAAGCACCCTACAGGGCATATGTCTTAGTGCAAGATATGCTCGATACAGATCTTGATTATCAGAGTGCGCACACGCATGCAAATTACGCACAAGGGCAAGAGAATCCTTTTTTGCCCCACGCTGCAGAACATCAAGCCAAACCCTTGCGAGGTCTAGTAGCGGAAAAGCTTACGTATGCCGCAAATGCCCTAGCGTCGGCAACAAATGCTCAGATTGGTCGCTCAGCACTTCTTATTCGGTTTCCTTTTGATAAGATTACGACTCCAAAAAAAGGTAAAC
Proteins encoded in this window:
- the rnc gene encoding ribonuclease III, whose product is MSGMQTAPYQDFALKNFGFEFKNIDLLITALTHRSYVNEHKKSVSEHNERLEFLGDAVLELVVTDSLFRNHSEPEGILTSWRASLVRTESISEAGQSLGFEPLMRMSKGEKNGSTRAREQILANAFEAVIGSIYLERGYEDAAVFIEKHILSKLDSILESGSWRDPKSHLQEVSQRIDGQTPQYKVLEEVGPDHDKIFKLGVFVGNKKMGEGSGPSKQVAQQQAAKTALETYEKRTKTD
- a CDS encoding KH domain-containing protein encodes the protein MSTIDQQFVEYIVKSLVGHPDDVVVERLIDEKGVLLTLTVNPEDLGRVIGKRGVTAQSLRTLLRALGTKNDARYNLKIVNNDDERENYSISSDTASDDLVENVTDESVDNESSLAKNTRKELAELDDLDI
- the rpsP gene encoding 30S ribosomal protein S16 — its product is MLAIRLQRVGRKGYPVYRLAVQEAQRHPSSGRVVAYVGSYNPHTKEATIQAEVAQKYLDNGAQPSPRVVKLLKDGGVKLPKWVQEVTSDKQKTIRNAEKLRKNQPKEEVVETPAEEPAEESAE
- a CDS encoding NUDIX domain-containing protein — translated: MQNPKFERFKKYFNRHRASIQEIVREPTAGGIVFRRNKAGDVEILLIQDAKDRWTIPKGHIEEGETAQQTAKREIGEEAGLHDTEVLGWLGKIHFRYRRIDKLVLMTTQIYLVRAKGDTDAIQKEEWMNGIRWFKFHDALDEIEYEDIGKLMLLAMKKIRQEKL
- the nusB gene encoding transcription antitermination factor NusB, giving the protein MASNRHLGRIVALQTLYEYEFRTQSEDASVDIDEILGRNLERYETAIDDKPFVSDLVKGVIANQVDLDEKIQPIAPDWPIEQIARIDRSVLRIGLYELLYLATVVPPKVAINEAVELAKAFGSDNSSKFINGVLGTAYRTLVEGESGDAKSKV